In Candidatus Micrarchaeia archaeon, the genomic stretch CGTCAGCACCCACAAGCGCGACTGAAAGCCCCCTGGTTTTGTAAAAATACGCCATTTTCGCTGCGGACGTGGTTTTTCCGCTCCCGTAAAGCCCCAAAAGCAGCACCCTATGCCTGTCCATCCTGGGCTGGTAACCCTCGCCCATGAAGTCCACAAGCTCCGAGTAAACGACCTTGAGCACGTGCTCCCTGAGCGTGAGCGCCTCCATCTTCTCTGCGTGCAGCGCCCTGTTCTCTATTTTTTTGGAAAGCTCGAAAACAAGCTTCACATTCACGTCGCTTGAGATGAGTATGCGCTGAAGCTCCTTTATCAGCCCCTTGACTGCCGCTTCGTCCACTACTGGCAGATTCGCAATCTTCGCAAGCGCATCCCGCAGCTTTTTTCCCAAATCCATAAACAACCCTCTAATTCAGCAATTAAATATTGCTAAAAACCAATATAAAAGCCACGCCCTTAAACTGAACTAACACGTAAAAGCACATCTTTTTATTCATTTCGAACCGCATACTATAACATGAAACTCAGGATTTGCAACCTAAAAACCGCCGCACAAAGCCCGATTGTAAAAGCCACAAGCGTATTCCTGGCCCATCCGTTGCACGAATCTGCCCGCTTTTGCGGAATTGCATGGAGATATGCTAAACTGCATAAGAAAGAGAAACGATTCCTGGATGCGGCCGAAGCTTATGACAAAAAAGCGCTCGCAGTGGACAACACTTTAGGCAATCTCAAGGCTATGAAAACGGCCGGGGTAAACTACATGCTGGCCGCAGACGCCAGGCAAAA encodes the following:
- a CDS encoding signal recognition particle receptor subunit alpha produces the protein MDLGKKLRDALAKIANLPVVDEAAVKGLIKELQRILISSDVNVKLVFELSKKIENRALHAEKMEALTLREHVLKVVYSELVDFMGEGYQPRMDRHRVLLLGLYGSGKTTSAAKMAYFYKTRGLSVALVGADVERPAAQEQLRQLAEKIGVRYYTALGEKDAAKVVGKALSETKEDIVIVDSAGRSAFDVELADELRGINEALRPDETYLVMNADIGQVAGKQ